The genomic segment TCAGGCAGCCGCCCACGCGCCCGTAGTAGGCGTACTGACCGGCATCGTTGAGCACGCCCGAGGAGGCGTAGAGCCGCTCGATGACCAGCTTGGTGACGGAGCTGTTGTCGCCCAGCCAGATCGGCCCGGCGATGACGAGGATGTCGGCGGCCATCACCCGCTGGTAGAGCGACGGCCACGCGTCGCGCTCCCAGCCGTGCTCGGTCATGTCCGGCCACACCCCGGTCGCAATCTCGTGATCGATTGCTCGTACGTGCTCGACCTCAACGCCCTGCTTCTTCATGATCTGCGAGCTGAGGTCGATCAGGCCCTGTGTGTGGCTGCGTTCTGGGCTTTTCTTCAGCGTGCAGTTCAGGAACAGCGCACGCAGGTCGTCATGGCTCATGCCCCTCAGTGCGGCCGGCGAGCCAAGCGTTACAAGCGACTCTCAAACCGTTCGCGCCCGGCGCCGGTCGGACCGGGCACCGCCCGCTGTCCACGCCGGTCCGTGGCCACTCCCGGGCGGGGGCCGGCGCGTACGACTCGGCGGGCGCTGTAACGCCTTGCCGTCTTCGGACACTGAGCTGATGTCGCAAGGGGTGCGCCGAGCGGCGCCGCATCAGGCGCGGTCCGCGCACCAGCGAGTTGTCGGCACCATAACGGCCGGTCCATGGCCAACAGTCTGAGGAGCACAGTGATGTCCAGTAGAAAAACGTTGCGCACACTGATCGGCACCGCGGCGGCGGCCGCCTCGGTCGTCGGAGCGACCGCGTTCACGGCACCTGCAGCCGAGCGAGGTCAGGGCCATGAGCGTTACGGGAACGGCACAGCGAACATCTATGTGCAGAGCAACGCGGCCCACGGCAATGCCGTTCTCG from the Streptomyces sp. RKAG293 genome contains:
- a CDS encoding flavodoxin family protein — protein: MSHDDLRALFLNCTLKKSPERSHTQGLIDLSSQIMKKQGVEVEHVRAIDHEIATGVWPDMTEHGWERDAWPSLYQRVMAADILVIAGPIWLGDNSSVTKLVIERLYASSGVLNDAGQYAYYGRVGGCLITGNEDGVKHCAMNVLYSLQHLGYTIPPQADAGWIGEAGPGPSYLDPDSGGPTNDFTNRNTTFMTWNLLHLARLLKDAGGIPAHGNQRSQWDAGCRFDFENPEYR